The following coding sequences lie in one Aythya fuligula isolate bAytFul2 chromosome 17, bAytFul2.pri, whole genome shotgun sequence genomic window:
- the LOC116496010 gene encoding solute carrier family 2, facilitated glucose transporter member 11-like has product MNKLQKLLQSRILILTVCAAGIGGTFQYGYNISIINAPTSYIQVFMNKTWQERTGVPLEDNMILLLWSFTVSVYPLGGLAGAVVAGPMAIMLGRKMSLLVNNVFVLIAAILSGFSQMAKSFEMIMVSRFFTGMNAGVSMNVQPMYLAESAPKKLRGAVALTSASFTALGLVLGQVVGLRELLGGEESWPFLLASNAVPALIQLMALPWFPESPRYLLIDRGDRESCVSALQKLRGNSDLGAELEEMLAEQAAAKGQRAKKPWELFQNPAVRWQLVSIIVLSSAMQLCGNDSMYFYAAYVFQEAGIPQDKIPYVVIGTGSCELITSITCNMIIDYAGRRPLLLGGYIFMAGWAVVFMVALSQQTRISWMPYLSMACIFAYILSFGIGPAGVTGVLPTELFDQMSRPAAYVICGSLLWFNLFLVGTAFPFIVKSLGHFCYVPFLVVCICTALYIGLFLPETKGKSFLEISEEFRKRNFKAQSHAALYKGPEEIKSTVL; this is encoded by the exons ATGAACAAGCTGCAGAAACTG CTTCAGAGCAGGATCCTGATCCTGACAGTATGTGCTGCTGGGATTGGAGGCACTTTCCAATACGGTTACAACATCTCAATCATCAATGCTCCAACTTCA TACATCCAGGTGTTCATGAACAAAACCTGGCAGGAGCGCACGGGTGTTCCCCTGGAGGACAACATGATCCTGCTGCTCTGGTCTTTCACCGTCTCTGTGTACCCTCTGGGGGGCCTCGCCGGGGCTGTTGTTGCTGGTCCCATGGCCATCATGTTGGGAAG GAAGATGTCCCTGCTGGTTAACAACGTCTTTGTGCTCATTGCTGCCATCTTGTCAGGATTCAGCCAAATGGCCAAATCCTTTGAAATGATTATGGTCAGCAGATTCTTCACTGGCATGAATGCAG GTGTAAGCATGAACGTTCAGCCCATGTACCTGGCAGAAAGTGCCCCAAAGAAGCTCCGAGGAGCTGTGGCCTTGACCTCCGCATCCTTTACAGCCCTGGGGTTGGTGCTGGGGCAGGTTGTCGGACTCAG agagCTCCTCGGAGGGGAGGAGAGCTGGCCGTTCCTTTTAGCTAGCAATGCAGTGCCTGCCCTGATCCAGCTCATGGCTCTGCCTTGGTTTCCTGAAAGTCCCAGATACCTCTTGATTGACCGTGGAGATAGAGAATCCTGTGTTTCTG ccctgcagaagctCAGAGGCAACAGCGACCTGGGAGCGGAGCTGGAAGAGATGCTGGCTGAACAGGCCGCTGCTAAAGGTCAGAGGGCGAAGAAGCCTTGGGAGCTGTTCCAAAACCCAGCTGTGAGGTGGCAGCTGGTGAGCATCATCGTGCTGAGCAGCGCCATGCAGCTCTGTGGGAACGATTCG ATGTATTTCTATGCAGCCTACGTGTTCCAGGAGGCTGGAATTCCTCAGGATAAAATCCCGTATGTTGTCATCGGCACGGGGAGCTGTGAACTGATCACATCCATTACCTGT AACATGATCATAGACTATGCTGGTCGGAGgccgctgctgctggggggctaTATCTTCATGGCAGGATGGGCCGTGGTCTTCATGGTCGCCCTGAGCCAGCAG ACTCGGATCAGCTGGATGCCCTATCTCAGCATGGCCTGCATTTTCGCCTACATCCTGAGCTTTGGAATTGGACCAG ctggtGTAACGGGAGTTCTGCCCACCGAGCTTTTTGACCAGATGTCCCGGCCAGCTGCCTACGTGATCTGCGGCTCCCTGCTCTGGTTCAACCTCTTTCTGGTCGGAACAGCCTTCCCGTTCATTGTG aaaAGTCTCGGACATTTCTGCTACGTCCCATTCCTTGTGGTCTGCATCTGCACTGCTCTCTATATCGGGCTCTTCCTCCCTGAGACGAAGGGGAAATCCTTCCTGGAAATCTCAGAGGAGTTCAGGAAACGGAACTTCAAAGCTCAGAGCCACGCAGCATTGTATAAAGGCCCCGAGGAGATCAAATCCACCGTGTTGtag
- the LOC116496077 gene encoding derlin-2-like isoform X1, translating to MAYAGLAQEYLGVPAVTRAYTTACVLTTAAVQLELLTPFQLYFNPDLIFRKLQVWRLVTNFLFFGPLGFSFFFNMIFLYRYCRMLEEGSFRGRTADFVFMFLFGGFLMTLFGLFASLFFLGQAFTIMLVYVWSRRNPYIRMNFFGLLNFQAPFLPWVLMGFSLLLGNSIIIDLLGIAVGHIYYFLEDVFPNQPGGKKLLLTPSFLKMVFDTPEEDPNYNPLPEDRLENQPGDQDLNQQPPQ from the exons ATGGCCTACGCGGGCTTGGCGCAGGAGTACCTGGGGGTGCCCGCGGTCACCAGGGCCTACACCACCGCCTGCGTGCTCACCACCGCCGCCGTG cagctggagctcctCACGCCCTTCCAGCTCTACTTCAACCCCGACCTCATCTTCAGGAAGCTGCAG GTCTGGAGGCTGGTCACCAACTTCCTCTTTTTCGGGCCCCTGggattcagtttctttttcaacATGATATTTCT GTACAGGTACTGCCGCATGCTAGAAGAAGGCTCCTTCCGCGGAAGGACAGCTGACTTTGTCTTCATGTTCCTCTTCGGAGGGTTTCTCATGACA CTATTTGGTCTCTTTGCCAGCCTGTTTTTCCTGGGCCAGGCTTTCACCATCATGCTGGTGTACGTGTGGAGTCGCAGGAACCCTTACATTCGCATGAACTTCTTCGGGCTCCTTAACTTCCAGGCCCCCTTCTTGCCCTGGGTCCTGATGGGCTTCTCTCTGCTCCTGGGCAACTCCATCATCATTGACTTGCTGG GGATTGCAGTGGGTCACATCTACTACTTCTTGGAAGATGTTTTCCCCAACCAGCCTGGAGGAAAGAAGTTGCTTCTGACTCCCAGCTTTCT GAAGATGGTGTTTGACACACCTGAAGAGGATCCCAACTATAACCCCCTCCCTGAGGATCGTCTGGAAAACCAGCCTGGAGACCAGGACCTGaaccagcagcccccccagtAA
- the LOC116496077 gene encoding derlin-2-like isoform X2, whose protein sequence is MAYAGLAQEYLGVPAVTRAYTTACVLTTAAVLELLTPFQLYFNPDLIFRKLQVWRLVTNFLFFGPLGFSFFFNMIFLYRYCRMLEEGSFRGRTADFVFMFLFGGFLMTLFGLFASLFFLGQAFTIMLVYVWSRRNPYIRMNFFGLLNFQAPFLPWVLMGFSLLLGNSIIIDLLGIAVGHIYYFLEDVFPNQPGGKKLLLTPSFLKMVFDTPEEDPNYNPLPEDRLENQPGDQDLNQQPPQ, encoded by the exons ATGGCCTACGCGGGCTTGGCGCAGGAGTACCTGGGGGTGCCCGCGGTCACCAGGGCCTACACCACCGCCTGCGTGCTCACCACCGCCGCCGTG ctggagctcctCACGCCCTTCCAGCTCTACTTCAACCCCGACCTCATCTTCAGGAAGCTGCAG GTCTGGAGGCTGGTCACCAACTTCCTCTTTTTCGGGCCCCTGggattcagtttctttttcaacATGATATTTCT GTACAGGTACTGCCGCATGCTAGAAGAAGGCTCCTTCCGCGGAAGGACAGCTGACTTTGTCTTCATGTTCCTCTTCGGAGGGTTTCTCATGACA CTATTTGGTCTCTTTGCCAGCCTGTTTTTCCTGGGCCAGGCTTTCACCATCATGCTGGTGTACGTGTGGAGTCGCAGGAACCCTTACATTCGCATGAACTTCTTCGGGCTCCTTAACTTCCAGGCCCCCTTCTTGCCCTGGGTCCTGATGGGCTTCTCTCTGCTCCTGGGCAACTCCATCATCATTGACTTGCTGG GGATTGCAGTGGGTCACATCTACTACTTCTTGGAAGATGTTTTCCCCAACCAGCCTGGAGGAAAGAAGTTGCTTCTGACTCCCAGCTTTCT GAAGATGGTGTTTGACACACCTGAAGAGGATCCCAACTATAACCCCCTCCCTGAGGATCGTCTGGAAAACCAGCCTGGAGACCAGGACCTGaaccagcagcccccccagtAA